One part of the Lotus japonicus ecotype B-129 chromosome 2, LjGifu_v1.2 genome encodes these proteins:
- the LOC130737561 gene encoding uncharacterized protein LOC130737561, translated as MSPTQRLEILQLPLEVNNKEIVRRRKKAGRGKTTGISVSKRKEKSATGKLNVVIPPGKMVAVGPGAPDFVTEISVQVQKRAPFNVKKWKKVPDEAKNDIVSRVYNAFDIEQTDHNKAVILATADRLYRSHRGRLHQHFKQYETNEIALEHKPDELSEGDWEYLVDYFSSPDYKAMSERNRSNKAKQAINHRCGRKSFQAVSYDARDPETGKEPNYQDLWRMTHTNNSGVWIIK; from the exons ATTGTtcgaagaaggaaaaaagctgGAAGAGGAAAAACCACAGGCATAAGTGTTtcgaaaagaaaagagaagtcTGCAACTGGAAAATTGAATGTGGTTATTCCACCTGGCAAGATGGTGGCCGTAGGACCAGGAGCTCCAGATTTTGTTACTGAAATATCTGTGCAAGTTCAAAAGAGAGCTCCTTTTAATGTCAAGAAATGGAAAAAAGTTCCTGATGAGGCAAAAAATGATATAGTATCAAGAGTTTAT AATGCTTTTGACATTGAACAAACAGACCATAACAAAGCTGTCATTCTTGCTACAGCAGATAGACTCTACCGAAGCCATAGAGGTAGACTTCATCAACACTTTAAACAATATGAAACAAATGAAATTGCTTTGGAACATAAACCTGATGAGTTAAGTGAGGGAGATTGGGAGTACTTGGTAGATTATTTTTCAAGTCCTGACTATAAG GCAATGAGTGAAAGGAACAGATCAAATAAAGCAAAACAAGCAATTAATCATAGATGTGGAAGGAAGTCATTTCAAGCTGTTAGCTATGATGCG AGAGATCCTGAAACTGGAAAGGAGCCTAATTATCAAGATTTATGGCGAATGACTCACACAAACAACAGTGGGGTTTGGATAATTAAATGA